A single region of the Undibacterium piscinae genome encodes:
- a CDS encoding FAD-dependent oxidoreductase: MPKQTNKFSTTAIVIGGGINALGVVRSLGAVGVPILVLDTDLHSPAMRSRYGQKLRVPALEGQALMHSLIQLAHERTGPCMLFLTEEKTINTISDQRNLLPANHFIRLPEHTRLMQLMHKQGFQALAEDSGALIPKTVRLEGLNDLSKLDVLTFPCVLKPSNKSYVYGERFKKAYKLNSVAETINMYREIEPILADMVVQEWIEGSDAEIYFCLQYIGEMGEVVSSFVGRKIRSWPPRIGGTASCTVAREFHEELTKTTSDFFKKVGFTGMGSMEYKRDKRDGRFYMVEPTVARTDFQQEVATVNGTNLPFAAYAYECGLAAPSEIKIEPSRIWRDELPDRWSFEEGGKIKDQPSLSFKTIDSCWRWNDPLPWMDFMLLRLQNRLRRKG, from the coding sequence TTGCCTAAGCAGACCAATAAATTTAGTACTACCGCAATCGTAATCGGTGGGGGCATTAACGCTCTGGGTGTAGTTCGCAGTCTCGGCGCCGTCGGTGTACCAATATTGGTGTTAGACACAGATTTGCATTCACCTGCAATGCGTTCGCGATACGGTCAAAAATTGCGAGTACCCGCTTTAGAAGGGCAAGCGCTGATGCATAGTCTGATCCAACTTGCGCACGAGCGGACTGGTCCTTGCATGCTTTTTCTAACTGAAGAAAAAACTATAAATACCATTTCTGATCAAAGAAATCTTCTTCCTGCAAATCATTTTATCCGTTTGCCAGAGCATACCCGCCTGATGCAATTGATGCATAAACAAGGCTTTCAAGCGCTTGCTGAGGACTCTGGTGCCTTAATTCCCAAAACTGTCAGATTGGAAGGGCTAAATGATCTGAGCAAATTGGATGTACTGACTTTTCCCTGTGTCTTAAAACCTAGTAATAAAAGTTATGTCTACGGTGAGCGATTTAAGAAGGCCTATAAACTCAATTCAGTAGCTGAGACAATTAATATGTACCGGGAAATCGAACCCATACTAGCGGATATGGTGGTGCAGGAATGGATAGAGGGTAGCGATGCAGAAATATATTTTTGTTTGCAATACATTGGCGAAATGGGTGAAGTCGTAAGCTCATTTGTCGGACGCAAGATACGCTCTTGGCCCCCGCGGATAGGGGGAACTGCTAGTTGTACGGTCGCAAGAGAATTTCACGAAGAGTTAACAAAAACAACCAGCGATTTCTTCAAGAAGGTAGGTTTTACCGGCATGGGGAGCATGGAGTACAAACGCGATAAGCGTGATGGTCGATTCTATATGGTTGAACCAACTGTTGCCAGAACCGATTTCCAGCAAGAGGTTGCGACCGTGAACGGGACTAATTTGCCATTTGCAGCTTATGCATATGAATGCGGTTTGGCCGCTCCGTCGGAAATTAAAATCGAGCCTAGCCGCATCTGGAGAGATGAATTGCCCGACCGTTGGTCTTTTGAAGAGGGCGGCAAGATCAAAGACCAGCCATCGCTTTCCTTTAAAACGATTGATTCCTGCTGGCGTTGGAATGACCCACTACCTTGGATGGATTTTATGCTGCTTCGTTTGCAAAATCGTTTAAGGCGCAAGGGATGA